CGGCAGATTTTTGCGAAACGCCTTCAGTGACTGCGTATTGATACAGGCTTCAATGGCGGGCAGCAGGATTTTTTCCGCTTCAACAATCTCGCCGGCAATCACCACTTTTTGCGGGTTGAAGAGGTTAATGGCGATAGCGATAGTTTTACCGAGATGACGCCCGACGTACTCAATCACTTCGCAGGCCAGCGCATCGCCTTTGTTGGCGGCTTTGCAGATAGCCTTGATTGAGCAATCCTCCTCTTTCAGGCGGCTCTGATAACCCTGCTGTAACAGATGGCGGACCCGCTGCTCAATGGCGGCATTAGCGGCAATCGTCTCCAGGCAACCGAAGTTACCGCAGTGGCAGCGCTCGCCGAGGGGTTCTACCTGCACGTGACCAATTTCGCCGACGTTACCGTTGCGACCGATAAAGATGCGGCCGCTGGAGATGATCCCGGCACCGGTGCCGCGATGCACGCGCACCAGAATGGAGTCTTCGCAATCCTGGCTTGCGCCAAAATAGTGCTCGGCCAGCGCCAGGCTGCGGATATCGTGCCCAACGAAACAGGTCAATTTGAAGCGTTTTTCCAGCGCCTCAACCAGCGCCCAGTTCTCCACCTGAATATGCGGCATATAGCGGATTACGCCGCTTTCCGGATCGACCAGCCCCGGCAGGATCACCGAAATGGCGATCAGCTCGCGGATTTTACGCTGGCTGGCGTCGATAAACTGGCTGATGGTGTTGAGCAGCGCGTGCTCCAGCGTCTCCTGGGTGCGCTCCGGCAGAGGGTAGTGCTCTTCGGCCAGCACCTTGCTGCTCAGATCGTAGAGCGTAAGGGTGGTGTCGTTGCGCCCGAGGCGCACGCCGATGGCCTGGAAATTGCGGGTTTCGGTAATGATTGAGATGGCGCGGCGGCCCCCGGTGGAGGCCTGCTGATCGACTTCTTTGATCAGCCCGCGTTCAATCAGCTGACGCGTGATTTTTGTCACGCTGGCGGGAGCAAGCTGGCTCTGTTCGGCAATCTGTATGCGTGAGATGGGGCCGTGTTGGTCAATCAGGCGGTAAACCGCCGCACTGTTAAGCTGTTTTACGAGGTCAACGTTACCAATTTGAGCTTGTCCGCCTGATGTCATACCGTCTCTTTATGCAGTGGCGACCTCGTTACCATTAACGATGGTCTTGATAATTTCATAATCACGCGTAAATGCGGTCAGGTTCGCCACCTTGCCTGCGGCGAGAGTGCCCAGCTTTTTGTCAACGCCAATGGCGCGAGCCGGGTAGAGCGTGGCCATACGCAGCGCTTCATCGAGCGCAATACCGACATGCTCGACCAGGTTACGCACCCCTTCGATCATCGTCAGGGCCGAGCCGCTCAGCGTTCCGTTTTCATCTACGCACAATCCATTCCGGTAGTATATTGTTTTGCCAGCAAAAATGAACTGATCAATATGTGCACCTGCGGGCGCGGTTGCATCGGTAACCAGACAGAGCTTGTCCCCCTTCAGCCGCTTCGCATTGCGAATATTAACGTAGTCGACATGCAACCCATCGGCAATCACGCCACAGTAAACATCTGTGTCATCAAGCACGGCGCCCGCCAGCCCCGGCTCGCGCCCGGTGATGTACGGCATAGCATTATAAAGATGGGTGGCGAAGGTGATACCGGCGCGGAAACCGGCTTTCGCCTCGTTCAGCGTGGCGTTGGAGTGACCGGCGGAAACGACAATCCCCGCGTCGGCAAGCTTGCGGATCACGTCGCATCCCGCCACTTCCGGCGCTAAGGTGATTTTTGTGATCACATCCGCGTTTTGACATAAGAAATCGACCAGCGCCGCATCCGGTTTACGCACGAAGTCCGGATTGTGGGTGCCTTTCTTGATGATATTGAGCCACGGCCCTTCCAGATGCAGGCCCAGCGCCTGGTTCGGGTATTTTGCGAGGTAGTCGCGCATCACCTGCACGCCCTGCTTCATCAGGTCATCACTGGTGGTAATCAGCGTCGGCAGGTAGCTGGTGCAGCCGGACTTCTCGTTAGCGCGCTGCATGATCTCCAGCGTCTCAACGCTGACAGCTTCGGCGGTATCGTTAAACTGCACGCCGCCGCAGCCGTTGAGCTGCACATCAATAAAACCAGGGGCGAGGAGGGCACCATTCAGCGAGCGTTGTTCAATATCCGCTGGTAGCTCAGGCTGTGGGCAAAGGCGTTCAATCAGGCCATCTGCTACAACGAGCGCATGGTCATCCAAAATTTCATGGCCGGTAAAGATTCGGCAATGGGTTAAAGCATACATAACAACCCCCGGTTAACGATGAGTGCCGCTCCGCAGTAGCCTGCGAAGCGGATACAGACTTACAGACCTTTAATATTTTCTGCTTCTAACTCGTTGAAGTATTTCAGTGTTTTGACTTTCAGCTCCATCGTGGACGGCTCGTCGCAGACGATGACCGCTTTCGGATGCAGCTGCAGGCAGCTGATGGTCCACATATGGTTGACGTTACCCTCAACGGCCGCCTGCAGTGCCTGCGCCTTAACGTTGCCCAGCACCAGAATCATCACCTCTTCGGCATCGAGCAGCGTGCCGACGCCTACGGTCAGGGCATATTTTGGCACCTGATTAACATCGCCGTCGAAGAAGCGCGAGTTCGCTATGCGGGTATCATGGGTCAACGTTTTAATACGGGTACGCGATGCCAGCGACGATGCCGGTTCGTTAAAAGCGATATGACCATCGTTGCCTACACCGCCCATAAACAGATGAATTTTGCCGTAAGCGCGAATTTTTTCTTCGTAACGACGGCATTCTGCGTCAATATCGGGCGCGTTTCCATCGAGCAGGTTAATGTTTTCAGCAGGAATATCAACGTGATCGAAGAAATTACGGTGCATAAAGCTGTGGTAACTCTCCGGGTGATCCTTCGGCAGGCCTACATATTCGTCCATGTTAAAGGTGACGACATGCTTAAAGCTGACCTGGCCCGCTTTGTGCATTTCAACTAATGCTTTGTAGGCCGTAAGCGGCGTTCCGCCCGTTGGCAGGCCAAGTACAAAAGGACGATCGGCGGTGGGGTTGAATGCGTTAATGCGGTTGACGATATGGCGGGCGGCCCATTTACCGACCTGTTCAGCTGTCGCCAGGGGAATCAGTCTCATTGTTCACCTCAAAGTTTAATGAAAAGCATTGGCGGTGCGCCTTCTGGCTCAGCGTTAAGCGTAACCTGGTTTCGTCATAAGAAGGGAGCGATCCGCTTTGATATTTTTGATCTTAAAATAAGTTTTTGTTGTTTGCCAGTATTGAGGAGTGATGATAACGATAGTTAGTGATTTTAATCACAGAAAATGCGCGTTTAATTTGCGAGGCGAATTAATTTTGCAGACACTTCGTCAGGTAGTGGAAAAACAGGCATCAGTTCAGGGTTCGTTGCACAATAAAAAACAACTGTTTCAGTGAGCTTACGTTGAGCTCATAGGGGGAATAAAGTGAGTATTTTAGGCTATTTACAGAAGGTTGGCCGCGCGCTGATGGTGCCGGTCGCCACGCTGCCTGCGGCAGCAATTTTGATGGGGGTCGGCTACTGGATCGACCCTGTTGGTTGGGGAAGCCAAAACGCCCTGGCCGCGCTGTTTATCAAATCCGGTTCGGCGATCATCGACCATATGGGCGTGTTGTTCGCGGTCGGCGTCGCTTATGGGATGTCCAAAGATAAAGATGGCGCTGCGGCGCTGGCCGGTTTCGTCGGCTTCCTGGTGTTAACGACCCTCTGCTCGCCTGCCGCGGTGTCGATGATTCAAAAAATTCCGCTGGATCAGGTTCCCGCGGCCTTCGGCAAAATTGAAAACCAGTTTGTTGGTATTCTGGTCGGGATCATCGCCGCTGAGCTTTACAACCGCTTCAGCACCGTCGAACTGCCGAAAGCGCTCTCCTTCTTTAGCGGCCGCCGTCTGGTGCCGATCATCACCTCTTTTGTGATGATCGCTGTGGCCTTTATCATGATGTTTATCTGGCCGGTGGTCTTTAGTGGCCTGGTTAGCTTTGGTGAACATATTCAGAAACTCGGCTCTGTCGGTGCGGGTGTTTACGCCTTCTTCAACCGTCTGCTGATCCCGGTAGGTCTGCATCACGCCCTGAACTCGGTCTTCTGGTTCGACGTGGCGGGCATCAATGATATCCCTAACTTCCTTGGCGGCGCGCAGTCTATCGAAGCCGGTAAAGCGACAGTGGGGATCACCGGGCGTTATCAGGCGGGCTTCTTCCCGATCATGATGTTCGGCTTGCCGGGTGCGGCGCTGGCGATCTATCAGTGCGCGCGTCCTGAGAACAAAGCCAAAGTGCTGGGGATTATGATGGCCGGTGCCTTCGCCGCCTTCTTTACCGGCATCACCGAGCCGCTGGAATTCTCCTTTATGTTCGTGGCACCGGTGCTGTATGTCATTCACGCCATTCTGACCGGTATCTCCGTCTATATCGCAGCCAGCATGCACTGGATTGCCGGTTTCGGCTTCA
This Kosakonia cowanii JCM 10956 = DSM 18146 DNA region includes the following protein-coding sequences:
- the nagC gene encoding DNA-binding transcriptional regulator NagC; amino-acid sequence: MTSGGQAQIGNVDLVKQLNSAAVYRLIDQHGPISRIQIAEQSQLAPASVTKITRQLIERGLIKEVDQQASTGGRRAISIITETRNFQAIGVRLGRNDTTLTLYDLSSKVLAEEHYPLPERTQETLEHALLNTISQFIDASQRKIRELIAISVILPGLVDPESGVIRYMPHIQVENWALVEALEKRFKLTCFVGHDIRSLALAEHYFGASQDCEDSILVRVHRGTGAGIISSGRIFIGRNGNVGEIGHVQVEPLGERCHCGNFGCLETIAANAAIEQRVRHLLQQGYQSRLKEEDCSIKAICKAANKGDALACEVIEYVGRHLGKTIAIAINLFNPQKVVIAGEIVEAEKILLPAIEACINTQSLKAFRKNLPVVPSTLDHRSAIGAFALVKRAMLNGLLLQRLLEN
- the nagA gene encoding N-acetylglucosamine-6-phosphate deacetylase; translation: MYALTHCRIFTGHEILDDHALVVADGLIERLCPQPELPADIEQRSLNGALLAPGFIDVQLNGCGGVQFNDTAEAVSVETLEIMQRANEKSGCTSYLPTLITTSDDLMKQGVQVMRDYLAKYPNQALGLHLEGPWLNIIKKGTHNPDFVRKPDAALVDFLCQNADVITKITLAPEVAGCDVIRKLADAGIVVSAGHSNATLNEAKAGFRAGITFATHLYNAMPYITGREPGLAGAVLDDTDVYCGVIADGLHVDYVNIRNAKRLKGDKLCLVTDATAPAGAHIDQFIFAGKTIYYRNGLCVDENGTLSGSALTMIEGVRNLVEHVGIALDEALRMATLYPARAIGVDKKLGTLAAGKVANLTAFTRDYEIIKTIVNGNEVATA
- the nagB gene encoding glucosamine-6-phosphate deaminase, translating into MRLIPLATAEQVGKWAARHIVNRINAFNPTADRPFVLGLPTGGTPLTAYKALVEMHKAGQVSFKHVVTFNMDEYVGLPKDHPESYHSFMHRNFFDHVDIPAENINLLDGNAPDIDAECRRYEEKIRAYGKIHLFMGGVGNDGHIAFNEPASSLASRTRIKTLTHDTRIANSRFFDGDVNQVPKYALTVGVGTLLDAEEVMILVLGNVKAQALQAAVEGNVNHMWTISCLQLHPKAVIVCDEPSTMELKVKTLKYFNELEAENIKGL
- the nagE gene encoding N-acetylglucosamine-specific PTS transporter subunit IIBC, translating into MSILGYLQKVGRALMVPVATLPAAAILMGVGYWIDPVGWGSQNALAALFIKSGSAIIDHMGVLFAVGVAYGMSKDKDGAAALAGFVGFLVLTTLCSPAAVSMIQKIPLDQVPAAFGKIENQFVGILVGIIAAELYNRFSTVELPKALSFFSGRRLVPIITSFVMIAVAFIMMFIWPVVFSGLVSFGEHIQKLGSVGAGVYAFFNRLLIPVGLHHALNSVFWFDVAGINDIPNFLGGAQSIEAGKATVGITGRYQAGFFPIMMFGLPGAALAIYQCARPENKAKVLGIMMAGAFAAFFTGITEPLEFSFMFVAPVLYVIHAILTGISVYIAASMHWIAGFGFSAGLVDMVLSSRNPLATQWWMLIPQGLVFFVIYYVVFRFTIKRFNMLTPGRELAVAGDETDGQDVNISANSEQDVSGLARQYIAAVGGSANLTGIDACITRLRLNVNDSSLVNETMAKRLGATGVIRLNKTSVQIIVGFVAEKIANAMKTAGDVPAAASSSAAPAQAAPVAAAKPQAVPNAVVIAELLSPVTGEVVALEQVPDEAFASKAVGDGVAVKPTDKTVVSPAAGTIVKIFNTNHAFCLETEKGAEIVVHMGIDTVALGGQGFTRLVEEGAEVVAGQPILEMDLAYLNANARSMISPVVVSNIDDFSGLVIKAQGHVVAGQTPLYEIKG